The Sporomusa termitida genome has a window encoding:
- the uvrA gene encoding excinuclease ABC subunit UvrA, which yields MTDSIIIKGARQHNLKNIDITIPRDRLVVITGLSGSGKSSLAFDTIYAEGQRRYVESLSAYARQFLGQMDKPDVDYIEGLSPAISIDQKTTSRNPRSTVGTVTEIYDYLRLLFARAGRPYCPKCGKPISQQTVEQIVDQLLALGEGARLSIMAPVIRGKKGEHQKILEDIRKNGYVRVRVDGEIRDITEEIKLEKNKKHTIEVVVDRIAVRDGVAARLADSIETALKLGGGILTVAVGGTNELMFSQNFACVDCGISLPEIAPRMFSFNSPFGACPACTGLGNNLEIDPALVLPDPGKAFIDGVIAPLSKSSNSYFMCQLEAVLEHFGQTLYDSWEQTPGPVQEVILNGAGQARFTFRYENMYGETKTYHSTFEGVIPLLSRRHRESTSDWAREEIEEYMSSKPCPACKGARLKPEALAVRIGTRNINEVTRMTVAESKEFFGQLELTAREAVIANQILKEINARLGFLLNVGLDYLTLDRAAGTLSGGEAQRIRLATQIGSGLVGVLYILDEPSIGLHQRDNNRLLATLKHMRDLGNTLLVVEHDEDTMYAADHIIDIGPVAGAGGGTVVAQGTVAEIKACAESVTGQYLSGRKAIPVPAVRRQPNGKWVEIIGARENNLKKLNARFPLGVFTAVTGVSGSGKSTLVNEILYKGLASQLYRGSHARPGAHEGLRGLEYIDKIIDIDQSPIGRTPRSNPATYTSLFDNIREVFSQTPEAKMRGYKPGRFSFNVKGGRCEACKGDGIIKIEMHFLPDVYVPCEVCKGARYNRETLEVRYKGKSIANVLAMVVDEAVEFFQNIPKIHRKLQVLQDVGLGYIKLGQPATQLSGGEAQRIKLATELARRSTGKTLYILDEPTTGLHTADIHKLLEVLQRLVDGGDTVIVIEHNLDVIKTADYVIDLGPEGGNRGGTIVAQGTPEQVVAVPQSYTGHYLAPVLARGPRQ from the coding sequence ATGACAGACAGCATTATTATTAAAGGTGCCAGACAGCACAATTTAAAAAATATTGACATAACAATCCCCCGGGACCGGCTGGTCGTTATCACCGGTCTGAGCGGTTCAGGCAAGTCCTCACTGGCCTTTGACACCATCTATGCCGAAGGGCAGCGCCGCTATGTGGAGTCATTGTCGGCCTATGCCCGGCAGTTTCTGGGCCAGATGGACAAACCTGATGTGGATTATATAGAAGGCTTGTCGCCGGCGATCTCGATTGACCAGAAGACTACCAGCCGCAACCCGCGGTCGACAGTCGGTACGGTAACTGAGATCTATGACTACCTGCGGCTGTTGTTTGCCCGGGCCGGCCGTCCCTATTGCCCCAAATGCGGCAAGCCTATCAGCCAGCAGACGGTGGAGCAGATCGTTGATCAGCTGCTGGCATTGGGTGAGGGGGCCAGGCTGAGCATTATGGCGCCGGTGATACGCGGCAAAAAAGGCGAGCATCAGAAAATCCTGGAAGACATCCGTAAGAACGGGTATGTCCGGGTGCGGGTGGATGGTGAGATCCGCGATATTACGGAAGAGATTAAGCTGGAAAAAAATAAGAAGCATACCATTGAGGTGGTTGTCGACCGGATTGCGGTCCGGGACGGCGTAGCCGCCCGCCTGGCCGATTCTATCGAAACGGCCCTTAAACTGGGCGGCGGCATCCTGACGGTTGCTGTCGGCGGCACCAATGAGCTGATGTTCAGCCAGAACTTTGCCTGTGTGGACTGCGGCATCAGCCTGCCGGAGATTGCGCCCCGGATGTTTTCCTTCAACAGCCCCTTTGGGGCCTGTCCCGCCTGCACCGGTCTGGGCAATAATCTGGAGATCGACCCGGCCCTGGTCCTTCCCGATCCGGGCAAAGCCTTTATCGACGGGGTCATTGCCCCGCTCAGCAAGAGCTCTAATTCCTACTTTATGTGTCAGCTGGAGGCGGTGCTCGAACACTTCGGGCAGACGCTGTATGACAGCTGGGAACAGACGCCCGGGCCTGTCCAGGAGGTTATCCTCAATGGCGCCGGTCAGGCAAGATTTACATTCCGCTATGAGAATATGTATGGTGAAACCAAAACCTATCATTCGACTTTTGAAGGGGTTATCCCCCTGTTGTCCCGCCGCCACCGTGAATCAACCTCCGACTGGGCCCGGGAAGAGATTGAAGAGTATATGAGCTCCAAGCCCTGCCCGGCCTGCAAGGGGGCGCGGCTGAAGCCGGAAGCGCTGGCAGTCCGGATCGGTACCAGGAATATCAATGAAGTGACCCGGATGACGGTAGCGGAATCGAAAGAGTTCTTTGGCCAACTTGAACTGACGGCCCGCGAAGCGGTGATTGCCAATCAAATCCTCAAAGAAATTAATGCCCGGCTGGGTTTTTTACTCAATGTCGGCCTCGATTATCTGACCCTGGACCGGGCGGCCGGTACGCTTTCCGGCGGGGAAGCCCAGCGCATCCGGCTGGCCACCCAGATTGGTTCAGGGCTGGTGGGGGTGCTCTATATCCTGGATGAGCCCAGCATTGGCCTGCATCAGCGCGACAACAACCGGCTGCTGGCTACCCTGAAGCACATGCGGGACCTGGGCAATACGCTGCTGGTGGTGGAACATGATGAGGATACCATGTATGCCGCCGATCACATTATTGATATCGGCCCGGTGGCCGGGGCCGGCGGCGGCACGGTTGTCGCCCAGGGCACGGTGGCAGAGATAAAAGCCTGCGCCGAATCGGTCACCGGCCAGTACCTGAGCGGCCGTAAAGCCATTCCGGTCCCGGCGGTGAGGCGTCAGCCCAATGGCAAATGGGTGGAGATTATCGGCGCCCGGGAGAACAACCTGAAAAAACTGAACGCCCGCTTTCCCCTCGGGGTATTTACCGCCGTTACCGGGGTGTCCGGCTCCGGCAAAAGCACCCTGGTGAATGAGATTCTCTATAAAGGCCTGGCCAGTCAGCTGTATCGCGGCAGCCATGCCCGGCCCGGGGCGCATGAAGGTCTGCGCGGCCTGGAATATATTGACAAAATTATTGATATCGACCAGTCGCCCATTGGCCGTACGCCGCGTTCCAATCCGGCAACCTATACCAGCCTGTTTGATAATATCCGGGAGGTATTCAGCCAGACGCCGGAAGCCAAGATGCGGGGCTATAAACCGGGCCGGTTCAGCTTTAATGTCAAGGGCGGCCGCTGCGAGGCCTGTAAAGGCGACGGTATTATCAAGATCGAGATGCACTTTTTACCTGATGTGTATGTGCCCTGCGAGGTTTGTAAAGGGGCCAGGTATAACCGGGAGACCCTGGAGGTCCGCTATAAAGGCAAAAGTATTGCCAATGTGCTGGCTATGGTTGTGGATGAAGCGGTTGAGTTTTTCCAGAACATCCCCAAGATCCACCGCAAGCTGCAGGTCCTGCAGGATGTTGGTCTGGGGTATATCAAACTGGGACAGCCGGCTACCCAGCTGTCAGGCGGCGAAGCCCAGCGGATTAAGCTGGCGACTGAGCTGGCCCGCCGCAGTACCGGTAAGACCCTGTATATTCTGGATGAACCGACGACCGGACTGCATACTGCCGATATCCACAAGCTGCTGGAGGTATTGCAGCGGCTGGTCGACGGCGGTGATACGGTAATCGTGATTGAACACAACCTGGATGTAATCAAGACTGCCGATTATGTTATTGACCTGGGCCCGGAGGGCGGTAACCGGGGCGGGACGATTGTTGCCCAGGGCACACCGGAGCAGGTGGTGGCTGTGCCCCAGTCCTATACCGGTCATTATCTGGCCCCGGTGTTAGCACGGGGACCGCGGCAGTAA
- the uvrB gene encoding excinuclease ABC subunit UvrB — MATVPKLNTVHTEGGIPFTVEAPFIPTGDQPAAIVQLADAIQGGDRAQVLLGATGTGKTFTIAKVIEKVQKPTLVIAHNKTLAAQLASEFKEFFPNNAVEYFVSYYDYYQPEAYIAQTDTYIEKDASINDEIDKLRHSATSSLFERRDVIIVASVSCIYGLGSPDEYRGLVLSLRQGQIKDRDEILRKLVSIQYERNDYNFSRGTFRVRGDIVEIFPAAYGEKALRIELFGDEVERILEIDTLTGEIIAERKHIAVYPASHYVTSRENMLRAVRDIESELEERLAWLRANGKLLEAQRIDQRTRYDLEMMLEMGYCSGIENYSRHLTNRRPGESPFTLVDYFPEDFLIVIDESHVTLPQIRAMYAGDRSRKEALVENGFRLPSAFDNRPLTFAEFVARINQIVYVSATPAAYELQEASQVAQQVIRPTGLIDPEIEVRPIKGQMDDLLAEIKLRAAGNERVLVTTLTKKMAENLTEYLKGMGIKVNYLHSDIATIERVEIIRDLRAGVHDVLIGINLLREGLDLPEVSLVAILDADKEGFLRSETSLVQTIGRAARNAHGKVIMYADHITDSMRRAMGETERRREIQLAYNVKHGITPRTIEKRVKELIETTKVAETPAAYKTDRIGNMGRDDMLELAANLEKEMRQASKLLEFERAAELRDMIVELRQKAGAGPAKAKATGGKAPRRQKNTRNEPPDSNRTVK; from the coding sequence ATGGCAACTGTACCCAAACTTAATACTGTCCATACGGAAGGGGGGATTCCTTTTACAGTGGAAGCCCCGTTTATACCTACCGGTGATCAGCCGGCCGCGATTGTCCAGCTTGCTGACGCTATCCAGGGCGGTGACCGGGCGCAGGTCCTGCTGGGGGCTACCGGTACCGGCAAAACCTTTACCATTGCCAAGGTTATTGAAAAGGTACAAAAACCGACCCTGGTGATTGCCCATAACAAAACACTGGCCGCGCAGCTGGCCAGCGAGTTCAAGGAATTTTTTCCCAATAATGCGGTAGAGTATTTCGTCAGTTATTATGACTATTATCAGCCGGAAGCCTACATTGCCCAGACCGATACCTATATTGAAAAAGATGCTTCCATTAATGATGAGATAGACAAGCTGCGCCATTCGGCCACCAGTTCGCTGTTTGAGCGGCGTGATGTCATCATTGTCGCCAGCGTGTCCTGTATTTACGGCTTAGGCTCTCCCGATGAATACCGGGGGCTGGTGCTGTCACTGCGGCAGGGCCAGATCAAAGACCGGGATGAAATCCTGCGCAAGCTTGTGTCTATCCAGTATGAGCGCAATGACTATAACTTCAGCCGGGGCACCTTCCGGGTGCGGGGGGATATTGTTGAGATTTTCCCGGCTGCTTATGGCGAGAAGGCCTTACGGATCGAATTGTTCGGTGATGAGGTCGAACGGATTCTGGAGATTGATACCCTCACCGGCGAGATTATTGCCGAGCGTAAGCATATTGCTGTTTATCCGGCTTCCCACTATGTAACGTCGCGGGAAAACATGCTGCGGGCCGTGCGGGATATTGAGAGCGAGCTTGAGGAACGCCTGGCCTGGCTGCGGGCTAACGGCAAGCTGCTGGAAGCCCAGCGCATTGACCAGCGCACCCGCTATGACCTGGAAATGATGCTGGAAATGGGTTACTGCTCAGGGATCGAAAATTACTCCCGCCATCTTACGAACCGCCGGCCCGGTGAATCCCCGTTTACCCTTGTTGATTATTTTCCGGAAGACTTTCTGATCGTGATTGATGAGTCGCATGTTACCCTGCCGCAGATCCGGGCGATGTATGCCGGTGACCGTTCGCGCAAAGAGGCTTTGGTCGAAAATGGCTTCCGGCTGCCGTCGGCGTTTGATAACCGGCCGCTGACCTTTGCTGAGTTCGTGGCCCGGATCAACCAGATTGTTTATGTCTCGGCCACACCCGCCGCCTATGAACTGCAGGAAGCCAGCCAGGTAGCCCAGCAGGTTATCAGACCGACAGGCCTGATTGATCCGGAGATTGAAGTACGGCCCATAAAAGGGCAGATGGATGATCTGCTGGCTGAGATTAAGCTGCGGGCTGCCGGCAATGAGCGGGTACTGGTAACGACCCTGACGAAAAAGATGGCGGAAAACCTGACCGAATACCTGAAGGGCATGGGGATCAAGGTCAATTACCTGCATTCCGATATTGCGACAATTGAGCGGGTGGAGATCATCCGTGACCTGCGCGCCGGTGTCCATGACGTGCTGATTGGCATCAATTTGCTGCGGGAAGGGCTTGATTTGCCGGAGGTATCCCTGGTGGCCATTCTGGATGCCGATAAAGAGGGCTTTCTGCGGTCCGAGACCTCGCTGGTGCAGACCATTGGCCGTGCCGCCCGCAATGCCCACGGCAAAGTCATTATGTATGCCGACCATATTACCGACTCCATGCGCCGGGCGATGGGGGAGACCGAGCGCCGCCGGGAGATTCAGCTGGCCTACAATGTTAAACACGGCATCACCCCGCGGACCATTGAAAAACGGGTGAAAGAGCTGATTGAAACAACTAAGGTGGCCGAGACGCCTGCCGCCTACAAAACCGACCGCATCGGCAATATGGGCCGGGACGATATGCTGGAACTGGCCGCCAATCTGGAAAAAGAAATGCGCCAGGCCTCTAAGCTGCTCGAGTTTGAGCGGGCGGCCGAACTCCGGGATATGATTGTGGAGCTCCGGCAAAAAGCCGGGGCCGGACCGGCCAAAGCCAAAGCCACCGGCGGCAAAGCACCAAGGCGCCAGAAAAATACAAGGAATGAGCCGCCAGACAGCAACAGAACCGTAAAATAG
- a CDS encoding PDZ domain-containing protein, whose product MFPWSDITLLIIRGALGIIFNFNFLLILALVGYQYWQTQKRQLQMFGVYNYTLSQQILLAGFFGLIGGITGSLLLTLVGVTLNQLGLAYIWPVALLLMFINMRFLCFAYAGGLVALASVLFGWPEVDVPQVLALVAVLHITESLLIAISGGYSSMPMIIKKADGRLVGAFSLQNFWPLPLVILAAVAVPTGNAAGGGMINMPEWWPLLPLAEEPPAGSGWVYVMAPVVAALGYTDMAIASLPRQRRWRSALNLAIYSLVLLALALLSAKYSWLMVIAALLSPVGHELLIQLDNRRELQAPPRFVPPPYGIMALDTVVGTPAARIIKPGDIITHLAGMPVNNRFELAAAISHTPDQFSLSLERDGRTLVKEVRFTRGQRRLGIIPVPDGDEQFYAEMATERYGLLDWVLDKLKRR is encoded by the coding sequence TTGTTTCCGTGGTCAGATATTACGCTGCTTATTATCCGTGGGGCCCTGGGGATCATCTTCAATTTTAATTTCCTGCTGATCCTGGCGCTGGTGGGCTATCAGTACTGGCAGACCCAGAAGCGGCAGCTGCAGATGTTTGGTGTGTATAACTACACCTTGTCCCAGCAGATCCTGCTGGCCGGTTTTTTTGGCCTTATCGGCGGCATAACCGGCAGCTTGTTGTTAACCCTGGTCGGCGTTACCCTCAATCAGCTGGGGCTGGCCTATATCTGGCCGGTAGCTTTGCTGCTTATGTTTATCAATATGCGGTTTTTATGTTTTGCCTATGCCGGCGGTCTGGTGGCTCTGGCCAGTGTGCTGTTTGGCTGGCCGGAGGTGGATGTGCCGCAGGTACTGGCCCTGGTGGCTGTACTGCATATCACGGAGAGCCTGCTGATTGCCATCAGCGGCGGCTACAGTTCGATGCCGATGATTATCAAAAAGGCTGACGGCCGGCTGGTCGGGGCTTTCAGCCTGCAGAATTTCTGGCCGCTGCCGCTGGTGATCCTGGCCGCGGTGGCCGTGCCGACCGGGAACGCCGCCGGCGGCGGTATGATCAATATGCCTGAATGGTGGCCGTTGCTGCCGTTGGCTGAGGAACCGCCGGCCGGTTCCGGCTGGGTCTATGTCATGGCCCCGGTAGTGGCGGCCCTCGGCTATACCGACATGGCCATCGCCAGTCTGCCCCGGCAGCGACGGTGGCGGTCGGCCCTGAATCTGGCGATATACAGCCTTGTTTTGTTAGCACTGGCGTTGCTGTCGGCGAAATATTCCTGGCTGATGGTGATTGCCGCCCTGCTGTCGCCGGTTGGCCACGAACTGCTGATTCAACTGGATAACCGCCGGGAACTGCAGGCCCCGCCCCGGTTTGTTCCCCCGCCTTACGGCATTATGGCCCTGGATACGGTTGTCGGTACACCGGCCGCCAGGATCATTAAGCCGGGTGATATTATTACCCATCTGGCCGGTATGCCTGTTAACAACCGTTTCGAGCTGGCCGCTGCCATCAGTCACACGCCTGACCAATTCAGCCTCAGCCTGGAGCGGGATGGCCGGACCCTGGTGAAAGAGGTCCGGTTTACCCGTGGTCAGCGGCGGCTGGGGATAATTCCGGTGCCGGACGGGGACGAGCAGTTTTATGCGGAAATGGCGACTGAGCGCTACGGGCTGCTCGACTGGGTGCTTGATAAACTTAAACGCCGCTAA
- a CDS encoding S41 family peptidase: protein MLLVLVTFLTTSAGFLYLMNAWSSDVISTVRVLRALQVVKARYVEEVPVETLMAGSIKGMVNSLNDPHSIYMDAKMFKEFMIETEGSFGGVGIVIGTKDKLLTVVAPIEGTPGEKAGIKSGDQILKIDGQDTKDLALDEAVSKIRGPEGSKVVLTILRGQELQEYTLTRSNIQIKTVAGRMLENNIGYIRIAMFNENTGNDFIHKLQELEQEGLQSLVLDLRDNPGGLLDESVKVASQFVPKGPVVSVVTRDGHRETHSSHLPAAKYPVAILVNGGSASASEIVAGAAQDTGVGTLIGTKTYGKGSVQTVIRLDEGSAIKLTIAKYLTPKDRAINGVGIEPDIQLELTETQDNKDIQLDKAVEVLKSKM from the coding sequence GTGCTATTGGTTTTAGTGACATTTTTGACAACCTCGGCCGGATTCCTGTACCTGATGAATGCCTGGTCCTCGGATGTGATCAGCACTGTCCGGGTATTGCGGGCCCTGCAGGTTGTCAAGGCCCGCTATGTTGAGGAGGTCCCGGTTGAGACCCTGATGGCCGGGTCCATCAAAGGGATGGTCAATTCCCTGAATGATCCGCATTCTATTTATATGGATGCCAAAATGTTTAAAGAATTCATGATTGAGACCGAAGGGTCTTTTGGCGGCGTGGGCATTGTTATCGGCACCAAGGATAAACTGCTGACCGTTGTGGCCCCGATTGAAGGTACCCCGGGCGAAAAGGCCGGCATCAAAAGCGGGGACCAAATTCTCAAAATTGACGGTCAGGATACCAAAGACCTGGCCCTGGACGAGGCTGTCAGCAAAATTCGCGGCCCCGAAGGCAGCAAAGTTGTGTTAACTATTCTGCGGGGCCAGGAACTGCAGGAATATACCCTGACCCGCTCGAACATCCAGATTAAAACTGTCGCCGGCAGAATGCTGGAGAACAACATCGGCTATATCCGGATAGCGATGTTTAATGAAAATACCGGCAATGATTTTATCCACAAATTGCAGGAGCTCGAACAGGAAGGCCTCCAGTCGCTGGTGCTTGACCTGCGGGATAACCCGGGCGGGCTGTTGGATGAAAGTGTTAAAGTTGCCAGCCAGTTTGTACCCAAAGGCCCGGTAGTCTCTGTGGTTACCCGGGACGGGCACCGGGAGACTCATTCCTCCCATCTGCCGGCCGCGAAATACCCGGTAGCTATCCTGGTTAACGGCGGCAGTGCCAGTGCCTCGGAGATTGTGGCCGGAGCTGCCCAGGATACCGGTGTGGGTACCCTGATCGGCACCAAAACGTACGGCAAAGGGTCTGTCCAGACTGTTATCCGTCTTGATGAAGGCTCAGCCATTAAACTGACGATTGCCAAATATCTCACCCCGAAGGACCGGGCGATTAATGGCGTCGGCATTGAGCCTGATATTCAGCTGGAATTGACCGAAACCCAAGACAATAAAGATATACAGCTTGATAAAGCGGTTGAGGTTTTGAAAAGTAAAATGTAG
- a CDS encoding murein hydrolase activator EnvC family protein, translating to MSKRILSLGLVVLLTASVIGTALADEIDQKQRQLQTVQREMAAQQSRAAQAQRQVDSVSDQLRTIQGDLDSAVAEYNAILAKLAATEQQIEVNTELLAKVEKNLAERSQILNKRMRDIYKNGQVNYLDVLLGAADFTDFTTRADLLKRVVNQDLALVAQVKAERELVVQKRAELERDKAAIAQLKDQAAAKRLVIEASRDERERVLDSAVQERDTAERAYQELMETSRQIEQMLRNIQTGGPAGAAGGSGALIWPAAGPITSPFGWRVHPIFGTQRYHSGIDIGADYGDSILAADSGTVVFSGWMGGYGKAVIINHGGGISTLYAHNSELLVEEGYRVQKGQLISRCGSTGYSTGPHLHFEVRENGTPVSPLGYLP from the coding sequence GTGAGCAAACGAATATTGTCTTTAGGCCTTGTTGTCCTGCTGACGGCCAGCGTAATTGGTACGGCGCTGGCTGATGAAATTGATCAAAAACAGCGGCAGCTGCAGACCGTTCAGCGGGAGATGGCGGCCCAGCAAAGCCGGGCCGCCCAGGCGCAGCGGCAGGTTGACAGCGTATCGGACCAACTGCGGACAATTCAGGGCGACCTTGATAGCGCAGTTGCTGAATATAATGCTATTTTAGCCAAGCTGGCAGCGACGGAGCAGCAAATCGAGGTAAACACCGAATTGCTGGCTAAGGTTGAAAAAAACCTGGCTGAGCGCAGCCAGATTCTCAATAAACGGATGCGTGACATTTACAAAAACGGGCAGGTTAATTATCTGGATGTGCTGTTGGGGGCTGCCGATTTTACTGATTTTACCACCAGGGCCGATTTGCTCAAACGGGTCGTTAATCAGGACCTGGCCCTTGTGGCCCAGGTTAAGGCCGAACGGGAGCTGGTTGTGCAGAAACGGGCCGAGCTGGAGCGGGACAAGGCGGCCATCGCCCAGCTCAAAGACCAGGCTGCAGCCAAAAGACTGGTTATTGAAGCCAGCCGGGATGAACGGGAAAGAGTGCTGGATTCGGCGGTGCAGGAACGGGATACGGCCGAGCGCGCCTACCAGGAATTAATGGAGACCTCGCGTCAGATCGAGCAAATGCTCCGTAATATCCAGACCGGCGGCCCGGCCGGGGCGGCAGGCGGCAGCGGCGCGCTGATCTGGCCGGCCGCCGGCCCGATTACTTCCCCCTTCGGCTGGCGTGTACATCCGATCTTCGGTACGCAGCGTTATCACAGCGGGATTGATATCGGCGCCGATTACGGGGACTCCATTCTTGCTGCCGACAGCGGTACCGTTGTCTTCAGCGGCTGGATGGGCGGTTATGGCAAGGCCGTTATTATCAATCATGGCGGCGGCATCTCGACGCTTTATGCCCACAACTCGGAACTGCTGGTGGAAGAAGGGTACCGGGTGCAAAAGGGACAGCTGATCTCCCGCTGCGGCAGCACCGGTTATTCAACCGGGCCGCACCTGCATTTTGAAGTCCGTGAAAATGGTACGCCGGTCAGTCCGCTGGGATATCTGCCCTAG
- the ftsX gene encoding permease-like cell division protein FtsX: protein MKIRTFEYFVREAISSLRHNGLMSIASISTVALSLLILGMFLIMILNLNHMASTLETQVQITVYLEDSLSDRDMRALGTRITKLNGVTQVMFVDKEQALVKFKDRLGEQQGLLTALGDTNPLPNSFEVKVDRPEDVKPVAAAISRLTGVETAKYGQEVIEQLFSLTKMIRIVGLLLIGFLALAALFIIANTIRITVFARRKEIGIMKYVGATDWFIRWPFMIEGMILGFGGALCAVLVLSQTYSALTEKVYESLAFLPLIPKSPFLTHISIVLLVVGAAIGALGSTISLRRFMKV from the coding sequence ATGAAGATTAGAACCTTTGAATATTTTGTGCGGGAGGCTATTTCCTCACTCCGGCATAACGGCCTGATGAGCATTGCCTCCATTAGTACAGTAGCGTTGTCGCTGCTGATTTTAGGCATGTTTTTAATTATGATCCTTAATCTTAACCATATGGCCTCAACCCTGGAAACCCAGGTTCAGATTACCGTATATCTGGAGGATTCCTTATCCGACCGGGACATGCGGGCGCTTGGCACCAGGATAACCAAGCTGAACGGGGTTACGCAGGTTATGTTTGTCGATAAAGAGCAGGCGTTGGTTAAGTTTAAAGACAGACTGGGTGAACAGCAGGGACTGCTCACCGCCCTGGGGGATACCAACCCGCTGCCTAACTCTTTTGAGGTAAAGGTGGACAGGCCTGAGGATGTTAAGCCGGTAGCGGCGGCAATCAGCCGGCTTACCGGGGTCGAAACCGCCAAATATGGTCAGGAAGTGATTGAACAGCTATTCAGCCTGACAAAAATGATCAGGATCGTCGGCCTGCTGCTGATTGGCTTTCTGGCGCTGGCCGCCTTGTTTATCATTGCCAATACCATCAGAATTACTGTGTTTGCCCGCCGCAAAGAGATCGGCATTATGAAGTATGTTGGGGCAACCGACTGGTTCATCCGCTGGCCGTTTATGATTGAAGGCATGATCTTAGGGTTTGGCGGCGCCCTGTGCGCGGTGCTGGTCCTGAGCCAGACCTATAGCGCCCTGACCGAAAAAGTTTACGAATCACTGGCCTTTCTGCCGCTGATTCCGAAGAGCCCGTTTTTAACCCATATCAGTATAGTGTTGTTAGTCGTGGGGGCGGCCATTGGCGCCCTGGGCAGTACGATTTCACTTCGCCGCTTTATGAAGGTGTAA
- the ftsE gene encoding cell division ATP-binding protein FtsE gives MITMSEVSKVYHNGSVALADVSVEIGKGDFVFVVGPSGAGKSTFIKLIFREELPTSGRLVVNGRNVVAMTAAEVPYLRRGLGIVFQDYRLLPNKTVFDNVAFAMQVIEASRREMQKRVHNVLELVGLRHKLRTYPSELSGGEQQRVAIARAIINNPVVVIADEPTGNLDPDTSWEITKVFDRINKAGTTIVMATHDKTVVDAMKKRVIAIEKGRIVRDQVKGAYGYED, from the coding sequence TTGATTACCATGAGTGAAGTGTCGAAAGTATATCATAACGGCTCGGTCGCTTTAGCTGATGTTTCCGTAGAGATTGGCAAAGGGGATTTTGTTTTTGTAGTCGGTCCGAGCGGCGCAGGCAAATCGACCTTCATTAAACTTATTTTCCGGGAAGAACTGCCTACCAGCGGGCGGCTTGTCGTTAACGGGCGTAATGTTGTTGCGATGACAGCCGCCGAGGTGCCTTATCTGCGGCGGGGCCTGGGCATTGTCTTTCAGGATTATCGTCTGCTGCCGAATAAAACCGTCTTTGACAATGTGGCTTTTGCCATGCAGGTGATTGAAGCGTCGCGGCGGGAGATGCAAAAGCGCGTTCACAATGTGCTGGAACTGGTCGGCCTCAGGCATAAATTGCGTACATATCCGTCAGAACTGTCCGGCGGGGAACAGCAGCGGGTCGCCATTGCCCGCGCTATTATCAACAATCCGGTGGTGGTGATTGCCGATGAGCCCACCGGCAATCTTGATCCTGATACCTCCTGGGAGATCACGAAGGTATTTGACAGAATTAACAAAGCCGGCACCACCATTGTGATGGCTACTCATGATAAGACGGTGGTTGATGCCATGAAGAAACGGGTGATTGCTATTGAAAAAGGCCGCATTGTTCGTGATCAGGTAAAAGGGGCTTATGGTTATGAAGATTAG
- a CDS encoding site-2 protease family protein: MNNWTVINLARRVLRRAGIGFVGLLALIQMGGALSTAASMLVSLAFYALAFGGRFALGFILLLLVHELGHVVASRIVGLRATGPTFIPFIGAVISLNRAPVNAKMTANIAIGGPAAGTLSALLCLAFYFWSDSMLILVLAYTACLLNLFNLIPCAPLDGERIAAAISPRLWWIGSLVIGGVFLYTHNIFILIIFLFSLFELWRGEEHQDSTYYQLTAAQRLKVAWWYFGLLSVLGVTTLYTMELLK; encoded by the coding sequence GTGAACAACTGGACAGTAATCAACCTGGCTCGCCGGGTGCTGCGCCGGGCCGGGATCGGGTTTGTTGGTCTGCTGGCGTTGATACAGATGGGCGGCGCCCTGTCGACAGCCGCCTCCATGCTGGTGTCGCTGGCTTTTTATGCGCTGGCCTTCGGGGGCCGGTTTGCTCTGGGGTTTATTCTGCTTTTACTGGTCCATGAACTGGGGCATGTTGTCGCTTCCCGCATTGTCGGCCTGCGGGCCACCGGGCCGACCTTTATCCCCTTTATCGGCGCGGTCATTAGCTTAAACCGGGCCCCGGTCAATGCCAAAATGACGGCTAATATTGCGATTGGCGGTCCGGCGGCCGGTACCCTCAGTGCTTTGCTGTGCCTGGCATTTTATTTCTGGAGCGACAGTATGCTGATACTGGTACTGGCATACACGGCCTGCCTGCTTAACCTGTTTAACCTGATTCCCTGCGCGCCGCTTGACGGGGAACGCATTGCCGCTGCCATCTCCCCCCGCCTGTGGTGGATTGGCAGTCTTGTTATTGGCGGTGTTTTTCTGTATACCCATAATATATTCATCTTAATTATTTTCCTGTTTTCCCTGTTTGAGTTGTGGCGGGGGGAAGAGCATCAGGACAGTACTTATTATCAGCTGACGGCCGCCCAGCGGCTCAAAGTGGCCTGGTGGTATTTCGGCTTGCTGAGCGTACTGGGAGTAACCACTTTATATACGATGGAATTGCTGAAATAA